The Christiangramia flava JLT2011 genome has a segment encoding these proteins:
- a CDS encoding polyprenyl synthetase family protein has product MQNISFLREEFIQYLNAKVSVKEPANLYEPMVYILDQGGKRLRPVLVLMAAEIFDCPYQKALDAALAIEIFHNFSLVHDDIMDDAPLRRGKETVHEKWDVNTGILSGDAMLINAYQLFENYEGEVFRELAKLFSKTAIEVCEGQQYDIDFETRDNVTISDYLKMIEYKTAVLVGASLQMGAIVAKASSSCKKAIYEYGRLLGIAFQLQDDYLDAFGDPDTFGKQVGGDIIENKKTFLYLKTLEAANENEARQLEHLYTISPADNSGKIEAVKNLFESSGAAEITRREIERYTRKAFLILDKIDLPEAKKEPLRKFGEMLMERQV; this is encoded by the coding sequence ATGCAAAACATTTCATTTCTTCGAGAAGAATTTATCCAGTACCTGAATGCAAAGGTAAGTGTAAAAGAGCCTGCAAATCTGTACGAACCAATGGTTTATATTCTGGACCAGGGAGGCAAGCGTCTGCGCCCGGTACTCGTACTGATGGCTGCTGAAATTTTTGACTGTCCCTATCAAAAAGCGCTGGATGCGGCTTTGGCGATCGAGATCTTTCATAACTTTTCGCTGGTGCATGACGATATCATGGATGACGCGCCGCTTCGAAGAGGGAAGGAGACCGTTCATGAGAAATGGGATGTGAATACCGGGATCCTTTCCGGCGATGCGATGCTGATCAATGCCTACCAATTATTTGAAAATTATGAAGGCGAGGTTTTTCGTGAGCTGGCTAAACTCTTCAGTAAAACAGCAATCGAAGTGTGTGAAGGGCAGCAATATGACATCGATTTTGAGACGCGGGACAACGTAACGATCAGCGATTACCTGAAAATGATCGAATATAAGACTGCCGTGCTGGTGGGGGCCTCCCTGCAAATGGGAGCGATTGTAGCCAAGGCTTCATCGTCCTGTAAAAAAGCAATTTATGAATACGGGAGATTGCTGGGAATCGCCTTTCAGTTACAGGATGATTATCTTGACGCCTTTGGCGATCCCGATACCTTCGGAAAGCAGGTTGGGGGAGATATCATTGAAAACAAAAAGACTTTCCTCTACCTTAAAACGCTGGAAGCGGCCAATGAAAACGAGGCCCGCCAATTAGAACACCTGTATACTATAAGCCCGGCTGATAATTCCGGAAAGATCGAAGCCGTAAAAAATCTTTTCGAATCCAGCGGTGCGGCTGAGATCACCCGTCGTGAAATTGAACGATATACCCGGAAGGCCTTTTTGATCTTAGACAAGATCGACCTTCCGGAAGCTAAAAAAGAACCACTTCGGAAATTCGGTGAAATGCTCATGGAGCGTCAGGTCTAA
- a CDS encoding RNA polymerase sigma factor codes for MSQHKKEHIIENTVNDYSEKLLAFIKPKVRNDEDAEDILQEVWFQFSNLTNISQIVNVGNWLFRVTRNKITDSYRKKKTGNIEDYEPQEEEEGYSSIQELLLLDTSKDPELKFFQDEIWKALFEALEELPETQRLVYIQNEIEEKTLQQIAEEQQTNIKTIISRKQYAVKHLRKRLHQLYKDLDNY; via the coding sequence ATGTCCCAGCATAAAAAGGAACATATTATTGAAAACACGGTAAATGACTACAGTGAAAAATTGCTGGCATTCATCAAACCAAAGGTACGCAATGATGAAGATGCGGAAGATATCCTGCAGGAAGTATGGTTCCAGTTCAGCAACCTTACCAATATTTCGCAGATCGTCAACGTGGGAAACTGGCTGTTCAGGGTAACCCGAAATAAAATTACCGACAGTTACCGAAAGAAAAAGACGGGGAATATTGAAGATTACGAGCCTCAGGAGGAAGAAGAAGGCTATTCATCCATACAGGAATTACTGCTTCTGGACACTTCTAAAGACCCGGAATTGAAATTTTTCCAGGATGAGATCTGGAAAGCGCTGTTTGAAGCACTCGAAGAACTTCCTGAAACACAGCGACTGGTCTACATCCAGAATGAAATTGAAGAAAAAACACTGCAACAAATCGCAGAGGAGCAACAAACGAATATTAAAACCATTATCAGCAGGAAACAATATGCAGTGAAACACCTTCGCAAGCGACTTCACCAGTTGTATAAAGACCTGGATAATTACTAA
- a CDS encoding TetR/AcrR family transcriptional regulator has translation MREQIIEVAVEMFLNYGFKSVTMDDIADKLGISKKTIYAHFSTKTKLIDASGNHILQMVTEGINEIRQQNLNPVIENFEIKRFVNQNLKGEKTSPHFQLKKYYPKIFSKLISNQFDLLQDCVGQNIQRGIDSGFYRDQIDVTFISRLHFVGMMGIKDKDIFPAEEFSESHLMQEFLEYHLRAICTPKGIEILEAYLEDNHEK, from the coding sequence GTGAGAGAACAAATTATAGAAGTAGCGGTTGAGATGTTTCTGAATTACGGGTTTAAAAGCGTCACCATGGATGATATTGCCGATAAACTCGGTATTTCCAAAAAGACCATTTACGCCCATTTTTCCACCAAAACGAAACTGATCGATGCCTCGGGAAACCATATTTTACAAATGGTTACTGAAGGAATTAATGAAATAAGACAGCAAAACCTGAATCCGGTGATCGAAAATTTCGAGATCAAGCGCTTTGTGAACCAAAACCTGAAAGGAGAAAAAACTTCTCCGCATTTTCAGCTGAAGAAATACTACCCGAAGATCTTTTCGAAACTCATCAGCAATCAGTTTGACCTGTTGCAGGATTGCGTGGGGCAGAACATCCAGCGCGGGATCGATTCCGGTTTTTATCGGGACCAGATCGATGTCACGTTTATTAGCAGGCTGCATTTTGTGGGGATGATGGGGATCAAAGACAAAGATATTTTCCCGGCAGAGGAATTCAGCGAATCCCATTTGATGCAGGAATTCCTGGAATATCACCTTCGCGCCATTTGCACCCCAAAAGGAATAGAAATACTTGAAGCATATTTAGAAGACAACCATGAAAAATAG
- a CDS encoding TolC family protein: MKNRILIVLSFLSLQASGLFAQEISADSSRTYQLSLSEAISFGLENSYQSQIAQKDVDKALKQKWEIIAQGLPQISGSVDYQNYLQQPVTLLPAAAFDNTQSTIDVVQQYFDNVQRNSTPVNAPQGFIPVRFGTKQSMNATATWNQLIFDGSYIVGIQSVKTLLQISKNAKTKTDLEVKKAVINAYGNVLLAEESVNILQKNVKTVQKNFDETQKIYENGLTEQEDVEQLEITLLNLKNQLSRSQRMRSIAYEMLNMSLGIPVEEKVILTDDLKELAMRYYDLNLLQEQIPVEENIDYRIAKNSAESAEIQVKLQKAKALPTLSGFVNYGYQGYSDTFTFLNGDQEYFGQSILGVSLNIPIFSSGMRGAKTQQREIEYEQALLELEQTENQVKQQIKQAKSDYEFSLENYENAQKNLELAERIENKNQVKFFEGIASSFELSEAQSQLYSAQQNYLDAMLQVINSKVTLENLLDTRTYNDEN, from the coding sequence ATGAAAAATAGAATACTGATCGTTTTAAGCTTTTTGAGCCTGCAGGCTTCCGGCCTTTTCGCACAGGAAATCTCTGCAGATAGCAGCCGAACTTACCAGCTTTCCCTCAGCGAAGCCATAAGTTTTGGTTTGGAAAACAGCTACCAGTCGCAAATCGCTCAAAAAGATGTTGACAAGGCATTAAAACAAAAATGGGAGATCATTGCCCAGGGATTACCGCAAATTTCGGGTTCGGTAGATTATCAAAATTATTTGCAGCAGCCGGTCACCCTGCTTCCCGCGGCGGCTTTTGACAATACCCAAAGCACTATTGATGTGGTTCAACAGTATTTTGATAATGTGCAGCGCAATAGCACCCCGGTAAACGCGCCACAGGGCTTCATTCCTGTTCGATTCGGGACCAAGCAAAGCATGAACGCGACGGCAACCTGGAACCAGCTTATCTTCGATGGATCCTATATCGTGGGAATCCAATCAGTGAAAACCCTGCTTCAGATCTCCAAAAATGCCAAAACCAAGACCGATCTGGAAGTCAAAAAAGCCGTGATCAACGCTTACGGAAATGTGCTGCTCGCGGAAGAAAGCGTGAATATTCTTCAGAAAAACGTCAAAACGGTTCAAAAGAATTTTGATGAGACACAGAAGATCTATGAAAACGGATTAACTGAGCAGGAAGACGTAGAGCAATTGGAAATCACGCTGTTAAATTTAAAAAACCAGCTGAGCCGAAGTCAGCGTATGCGCAGTATCGCCTACGAAATGCTGAATATGAGTCTCGGAATTCCCGTGGAGGAAAAAGTGATTTTGACCGATGACCTGAAGGAACTCGCCATGCGTTACTATGATCTGAACCTTTTGCAGGAACAGATTCCCGTGGAAGAAAATATCGATTACCGAATTGCAAAAAATTCAGCTGAAAGCGCAGAAATCCAGGTAAAACTTCAGAAGGCAAAAGCATTGCCAACCCTTTCAGGTTTCGTGAACTACGGGTACCAGGGCTACAGCGATACGTTCACATTTTTGAATGGGGACCAGGAATATTTTGGACAGTCTATTTTAGGGGTGAGCCTGAATATTCCAATTTTCAGCAGCGGAATGCGCGGGGCCAAAACCCAGCAGCGAGAGATCGAATACGAGCAGGCGCTACTGGAACTGGAGCAGACCGAAAACCAGGTGAAGCAACAGATCAAACAGGCCAAAAGCGATTATGAATTTAGCCTGGAAAACTATGAGAATGCACAGAAAAACCTGGAGTTGGCCGAAAGAATTGAAAATAAAAACCAGGTTAAATTCTTCGAAGGGATTGCCAGCAGTTTTGAATTAAGCGAAGCACAAAGCCAGCTTTATTCTGCCCAGCAGAATTACCTGGATGCCATGCTGCAGGTGATCAACTCCAAGGTGACCCTTGAAAATTTACTAGATACCAGAACCTATAACGATGAAAACTAA
- a CDS encoding efflux RND transporter periplasmic adaptor subunit, whose amino-acid sequence MKKFFLLASLTLVLASCGNDEKSVEQVIESEDLEAIRAKKAELSSLQSQLSANINKLDEKIRELDKSRQLPLVSVDTLKQETFRHYAEVQGDVATDENIIIYPEYSGLLTQVNVDEGDRVRKGQVLARIDDGGLSSQLAQLEAQASLAKTTYERRKRLWEQNIGSEIEYLNAKTNYESTQNSVNQMKSQISKTVVRAPFSGVIDEVFTENGEVVSPGQSQLFRLISLENMYVEADVPENYLTKIKKGTNVKIQISSIGEELDGKVSQVGNNINPNNRTFKVQIAIPNSEGVIKPNQIATIMLNDYTSEESVIIPESTIQKNAMGESLVYILGESSNDSTGVAQKVIVETGYTYNDSIEVTKGLQSGQILIIEGAKNLRDGQEIKFRK is encoded by the coding sequence ATGAAAAAGTTTTTCCTTCTCGCAAGTCTGACCCTTGTTCTGGCCAGCTGCGGAAACGACGAAAAATCGGTTGAGCAGGTCATTGAAAGCGAAGACCTCGAGGCGATCAGAGCCAAAAAAGCCGAATTGAGCAGCCTCCAAAGTCAGCTTAGTGCGAATATCAATAAACTGGATGAAAAGATCAGGGAACTGGACAAAAGCAGGCAGTTGCCATTAGTTTCAGTAGATACTCTGAAACAGGAAACCTTCCGCCACTATGCGGAAGTTCAGGGGGATGTTGCTACTGATGAAAACATCATTATTTACCCGGAATATTCCGGCCTTTTAACGCAGGTGAACGTAGATGAAGGAGACCGTGTTCGGAAAGGGCAGGTACTGGCACGTATCGACGATGGTGGTTTGTCGAGCCAGTTAGCTCAACTGGAGGCTCAGGCTTCCCTTGCCAAAACCACTTATGAAAGAAGAAAAAGACTGTGGGAGCAAAATATTGGTTCAGAGATCGAATACCTCAACGCAAAAACCAATTATGAATCTACCCAGAATTCGGTAAACCAGATGAAATCACAGATCTCCAAAACAGTGGTAAGAGCACCATTTTCCGGGGTTATCGACGAGGTTTTTACCGAGAATGGCGAAGTGGTTAGCCCGGGACAGAGTCAACTTTTCAGGCTTATCAGCCTCGAAAACATGTACGTAGAGGCCGACGTTCCAGAAAATTACCTTACCAAGATCAAGAAAGGAACCAATGTAAAGATCCAGATCAGTTCCATTGGTGAGGAGCTTGACGGAAAGGTTTCCCAGGTAGGGAACAATATTAACCCGAACAACCGTACGTTCAAGGTGCAGATCGCGATCCCTAATTCAGAAGGGGTGATCAAACCAAACCAGATCGCAACGATTATGCTGAATGATTATACTTCAGAAGAATCTGTGATCATACCGGAGAGCACCATTCAGAAGAACGCCATGGGAGAAAGCCTGGTTTATATTCTTGGAGAAAGTTCCAACGACAGCACCGGCGTGGCCCAAAAGGTCATCGTGGAAACCGGCTACACCTATAACGACAGCATCGAGGTGACCAAAGGCCTGCAGTCTGGCCAGATCCTCATCATAGAAGGTGCTAAAAACCTGCGTGACGGCCAGGAAATAAAATTCAGAAAATAA